The genomic segment ATACTTTGTTAAGGCAACAGCATAGCCATAATCTATATCCGCATCCAATGTTGAGAGGGGTAAATTTCCCTCCATAACAGCTTCGTCCCTAGCCAATTCCGCACCTGCCAACCTCCCTGAACATTCTATCTTTATGCCACCCGCTCCCGCCCTCATCGCCCTTAAAGCTGCTTGACGCATAGCCCTTTTGTAAGCCACACGCTTCTCAATCTGAGAAGCGACATTCTCCGCTACTATCTGGGCATCAAGTTCGGGAAATCTTATCTCCTCCACATTTATCTTCACTTCTTTCCCCGTCATATCCGAAACAGCACGAACCAACTCCTCTATCGTCTTTCCACCCCTTCCTATGACTATTCCCGGACGAGCGGTGTGGATTGTTATATTTATAGTATCGCTTGTCCTTTCTATGATTATCCTACTTACTCCAGCATTCCGCAGGTTCTTCTTCAAAAAATCCCTTATCATCAAATCTTCCCGCAATAACTCCGTATACCTTTTACCGGTAGCGAACCAGCGGGAATCAGGCTGCCTATTTATTCCTAACCTTAGAGCTATCGGGCTTACCTTTTGCCCCATATCTACACCTCCTCCACTATAACCGTTATATGGCTCGTGGGCTTCCTTATCCTATATGCCCTCCCCATAGCACGAGGTCTAAACCGTTTAAGAGAAGGACCCATATCTACAATCACATTCTTAACAACCAGCCTATCCGGGTTCATATTATGGTTGTTTGTAGCATTAGCAACGGCAGATTTGAGAACATTCTTGATTATCGCCGCCGCCTTGGTGGAAAGGAGCCCGAGTAGAGCCTCGGCTTCCTGCACGCTCTTCCCCTTCAGTAAAGAAGCCACCCTTCTTGCCTTCAGGGGAGAAATCCTCACATACCTTGCAATAGCCCTTGCTTCAATTCCTAACTCTCTCATTCTCTACCTCTCCTTCCTTCCTCTTCTTCCTTCCTCTCGCCATGTCCTCTAAATGTGCGGGTAGGGACGAATTCACCCAACTTATGCCCTACCATCTTCTCAGTTATATAAATTGGGATATGCCGTTTCCCGTTGTAAACAGCTATCGTCCTCCCAACCATTGCGGGAATGATATGGGAGCGGCGAGACCAGGTCTTTATTATCGTCTCCTTATCGTATTTTTGTAGCTTCTCAAGAAGATGAGCATCAACAAAGTAACCTTTCTTCTTGCTTCGTCCCATATCTTACTTCCTCCTCTGCAAGATGAATTTGTCCGTAACCTTTCTGCGCCTCGTCTTGACCCCTCTCGCAGGCTTACCCCAAGGTGTCTTGGGATGAGGCATTCCGATAGGAGCTTTACCCTCTCCTCCACCGTGGGGATGGTCCCTGGGAGTCATAGCTGAACCCCTGACATGGGGACGCCTCCCAAGGTACCTACTCCTCCCAGCCTTGCCCAACCTGATGTTCTCGTGGTCTATGTTCCCCACTATCCCTATCGTTGCCTTACAATCAAGATGTATTAATCTTATCTCTCCAGAAGGCAACTTGACCTGCGCATAATCCCCTTCCTTTGCCATCAACTGGGCACTTGTCCCAGCTGCCCTTACAAGCTTTGCCCCCCCACCGGGAACCAGTTCAATCGCGTGAATGAAAGTTCCCAAAGCGATATTCCGGAGGGGAAGCGCATTCCCTACCTTCTGAGGAGCATCGGGTCCAGACATCACAGTATCCCCTACCTTCAATCCATGAGGAGCCAATATATACCTTTTCTCACCATCCGCATATTGGAGGAGCGCTATATAAGCGGTGCGATTAGGGTCATACTCAATCGCTATTACCTTAGCGGGAATTCCATCCTTGTCCCGCTTAAAATCAATTATCCTATATAGGCGCTTGCTACCTCCTCCTCTGAATCGGACGGTTATTACTCCCTGATTATTTCTTCCTCCCGTCTTCTTCAGAGGAACGACGA from the bacterium genome contains:
- the rpsC gene encoding 30S ribosomal protein S3 — translated: MGQKVSPIALRLGINRQPDSRWFATGKRYTELLREDLMIRDFLKKNLRNAGVSRIIIERTSDTINITIHTARPGIVIGRGGKTIEELVRAVSDMTGKEVKINVEEIRFPELDAQIVAENVASQIEKRVAYKRAMRQAALRAMRAGAGGIKIECSGRLAGAELARDEAVMEGNLPLSTLDADIDYGYAVALTKYGTIGVQVWIYRKGQPEEREEIEYAPAAEADEI
- the rplV gene encoding 50S ribosomal protein L22; translation: MEARAIARYVRISPLKARRVASLLKGKSVQEAEALLGLLSTKAAAIIKNVLKSAVANATNNHNMNPDRLVVKNVIVDMGPSLKRFRPRAMGRAYRIRKPTSHITVIVEEV
- the rpsS gene encoding 30S ribosomal protein S19 encodes the protein MGRSKKKGYFVDAHLLEKLQKYDKETIIKTWSRRSHIIPAMVGRTIAVYNGKRHIPIYITEKMVGHKLGEFVPTRTFRGHGERKEEEEGRRGRE
- the rplB gene encoding 50S ribosomal protein L2: MPIKEVKPTSPGRRNASFPTFEEITKKEPEKSLVVPLKKTGGRNNQGVITVRFRGGGSKRLYRIIDFKRDKDGIPAKVIAIEYDPNRTAYIALLQYADGEKRYILAPHGLKVGDTVMSGPDAPQKVGNALPLRNIALGTFIHAIELVPGGGAKLVRAAGTSAQLMAKEGDYAQVKLPSGEIRLIHLDCKATIGIVGNIDHENIRLGKAGRSRYLGRRPHVRGSAMTPRDHPHGGGEGKAPIGMPHPKTPWGKPARGVKTRRRKVTDKFILQRRK